The nucleotide sequence GATACACTGCCAGAAGAACAGTATCTCCCATAAGCATTACCAGAATCACCTTATATAAAGGAAGAAATACTGAAAAGCTGTTACCCAGTATCATATTTAAAATGCTGCCGAACACAAACACTGGAACAAAAGAACTGACGGCCTCCATAATAAGCTGTATCATATAATTGGACTGTTCCACAAAGGCCGCGGCAATTGTAGCTTTGTTTCCCAGAATCAGCATTGCGATTCCGATTAAAACTGACACAAAAATAATCTGCATGGGATTCCCTTCTGTAAAGGGCGTAAAAAAGTTGTCTGGTACAATATCCAGAACCATTTGAAACAATTCAGAAAAATCAAACTTTCCCCCGTCTCCGGTTTTAAGAGAAAAAAATGGTATGGCCACCACACATACGGGCAGTGTCAGAAGAATCGTCATCCACATAAAGCGTCCAATCATCCTCTTTCCGATTCTGCCCATAGCCGCCATGTCCCCAATGCTGTATATTCCCCATACAATGGAAAGAAACACCATAGGACCTGCAATGGCTGATAAAAGCCCCATAAAACGGTTAAATACCGGGCTGATAATCTCATTTGCAAGAAAAGTCCTGACACTCTCCGGCAGGAAACTGCACACACCGCCGCACAAAAATGCCAGTACTACGGACAGTGCCAGTGAAGCCATCTGAGAACGTTTCTTCTTTTTGGGAGTAAATATAATAAGATTCTCTCCATTTTTGTACTGCCACGCGGGCGCAACCCCCATATTGGCCAGCAGTCCCCGCAGTACCTGGCTCTGTTCTTCCTCCCCTGTATCAAAGGGATCAAACCTTTCTCCTGGCAGGAAAAGTTCCAGCCGAATCCGATTAAGACGTTTGATATATTTTTGTGCAAATACCGCCTCCACGCCGAAAGCCTCCTGGTACTTTAACAGCGTTTCCTCCACTGCAAGCCGGATTTGGATAATATTTCTGGCGTCAACGCCCCATTCTCCAAGCGTCTTTTCTGCAAGGCTGCTTGTCTGTGCAATATTTTCATTATTTAATTTCAACTTTTCCATCATTTTTTCTCTTATTTCCAATTAAGCATTTTTTAAGAAACTCTCTGTACGCTGTTTTATCCTTGCATCTGCTTTCTGTACGCAAAACAAAGCATGGCAATGCCATCAAACTTTCTTAATCTATATACTGATAATAAATTGATTCCTTCCATCCACAAACGTATGCTCCATCTTTTTAGACATTCCTTTTACCATCCTGCCGGACAAATCTTCTTCATCCCCAAAAGGATGAAAGGAAGGCCCATAATAGGAAAATCGCATCTGCGCCAGATTTTCCCTCTCGCTGTATTCCACATCCAGAGAAAGATCCCTTTCCTCCGCTTCCCCTGCCGCAGGCAGAAGTTTTTGCATCAGCACTTCCTCCACAACAAGCTGCATGGCGTAAATCTGTCTCTGTGAAAACTGCTGCTTACGTCCGAACTCCTCAAGACTTGTCATAAAGGCCGGAAAATCAAAATCACGTGAGATTTTTTCCACATGGAGCACCTTAAGCTGCCGGATAAATATCCTGGTTCTCTCCCTCTTTGGATGCTCAAAAATCTGTTCCGGCGTTCCGTCCTCATAGATTTCGCCCTGATCCATATAAAATATCCGGGTGGATACATCCCGGGCAAACTTCATTTCATGCGTCACGATCATCATGGTCATTCCCTGCTCTGCCAGCCTGCGGATAACTGAAAGAACTTCCCCCACCATAGTGGGATCCAGGGCGGAAGTCGGCTCGTCAAAAAGAATAATTTCCGGTTCCATGGCCACCGTCCTTGCAATAGCCGCACGCTGCTTCTGTCCTCCTGAAAGTTCATCCGGATAAGAAAAAGCCTTGTCTGCAAGCCCTATGTTACGCAGCAGTTCCATCCCTTTATCATAGGCCTCCTGCCGGCTTCTGCCAAGAAGATCCACCTGCCCCATCATGATATTTTCTATAATGGTCTTGTGTGCAAACAGGTTGAAGGACTGAAATACCATTCCCATCTTCCGCCTTACCAGATTTACCTTACATTTCCTGTCCGTTATTACCACACCGTCTACCACAATCTCGCCTTTTGCAGGCGTCTCCAGAAGATTAATACATCGAAGCAGGGTTGACTTCCCTGTGCCTGACGGACCTATAATGGAAATCACCTCTCCTTTTTTAATCTCCACGCTTACATCCTTCAAAGGGGTTACGTTTAAATATTCCTTACACAGATGCCGAATCGATATTATACTCGTGTTCATACTTCCCCCGGCACAGACGTCCCCGATTTCATGCTTTTCTGCCATCACATGCACACCCCCTTTAAGCTGCGTTTCTTCCGCTTCGGCGCAACTTTCCTCTCTGCAAATGTGAGAGCCGCCGTCATCATATTGGCAATCACAAAATAAATTACTGCTGTCATTATCAGTGGAAAGAACGCCTCCATGGTACGGGAGCGTATAATGTCAGATACTTTTGTCAGATCCTGTACAGCAATATATCCTACTACTGAAGTCATTTTTACCATGGAAATAAATTCGCCTTTCAACACAGGAATAAAATTTCCGGCCGCCTGGGGCAATACAATCTTAAAAAATGTCTGGCCTTTCGTATAGCCCATAGCAAGGGCTGCCTCGCTTTGCCCCTTATCCACAGTTTCTATTCCTGTCCGTATCATCTCTGATGAATAGGCCGCAAAATTAATGGAAAATCCAATAATCGCAACCAGAATTTCAGAAATATCCGCCGAACCAAAAATTCCATAGTACAAAATCATCAGAAAGACTACAATAGGAGTTCCCTGAATCACACGAACAAAGACCGCCGCCAACCACTGAGTTGGCTTACAACTGATCCGGCGCAGCATACATATCCCAAAGCCAAGGCACAGACCAAAAAATCCTGAAAAGACAGAAATCAGTATGGTGACGCCAAGCCCCTGCAAAATCAGCCGCCAGCGCCCCTCCACTACAAAAGTGCTTTGGAAGTTGTCCTCAAGATTTGCCCGGAAACCTTTTTCCTGCAATTCTCCATCCAGATCACGCACCAGAAGTACCATAGCTGAGTCATAATGAGTATCTGCAAAGTCTACCCGCTTCGCTCTTTCTTCCGTGATGGAAAGGCTTCCGCTGACCACATCCGCCTTCCCGCTTTCCAGGGCGGTTATCAGCGAAGCAAATTCACATGTTGTCATCTCCACCTTCATATCCAGTTCACGTGCAATCAGAAGCAGCAGATCTATCTCAAGCCCTAAAGGTTCGCCGCTGCTTCCAAGATAAGTCATAGGCTCATGGGCTCCATCATAGTAGTACCGGATAGTTCCCTTATCCCCCGGCCAGTCCTGCTCCATTAATACCTTTATGCTCTCATCCGCCCCAAGCCATTTTTCCTTTAAGGATGCGATTGTTCCGTCCTCTTTAAACCTTGCAATAACTTCATTAAACTGTTCCCGCAGAGGACTTCCCTTTGGAAAAGCATATCCATATTTATCCCGCACGACAGGTTCTTCAAAAATTTTCAGACCTTCATTTTTTGCTGCCGCAAGCTGTGCCAGCGGTTCGTCCAACACCCCCGCGTCCACACGATCTGCCTTAAGAGCCGCAACAATATCGGGAACAGAATTGTAGTAGGAAAAGTCTTTTGCATCCGCAATTACTTCCTGTAACAGTTTATCGTAAACCCCTCCGCTTAATGATGCAAACCTTGCTCCGGCAAAATCCGAAAGCGTCTCGTATTTTTTCTCCGTGCTGCCTTTCTGTTTTGACCTTACCATAACAACAGTCACCGAAGGATAAACACAATCGGAAAATTCGATATGCCTGCGCCTTTCCTCGGTGGCATTTAAATTCGCCATAATACAGTCAATATCGCCGGCCTGGGCTGCGGCAATAATTCCGTCATAGTCGTAAATTTTAATTTCCACTTCCGCATTCAGCCACGCTCCAAAACGATAAATCAGCTCCACATCATATCCGGTGAGAGTCGTCCCCTCATAGTAGCTGAAAGGCTCAACCGTCCCTGTGGTTCCCACCTTAATCTTACAGTCCGGCGTCTGTGACGCCTGTATTTTGGGCATGGTTCCCTCCGCCCTGCTTACCCAGCGGTCATACATATCATCCAGCGTTCCCTCGGCTCTTGCTTCCGACAGAAACCGGTTCACTTTATCCTTTAAATTGTCAACCTGGCTTTTGGGTGAAATTCCCACAGCCACATCCATACTTTCTCCCAGATTTTCCTCTAAAATCTCCACATTCTCAAGACCGCTGGCAATCGCAAATTCCATCATTACCCGGTCATAAACAAACCCGTCCAGTTTTCCCTGGGAAATGGCAAGATACCCCGAAGTGTTGCCGGAAAATGTTTTATGCTCCGCCTCCGGCAGATATTTTTCCGCCATATACATACCTGCCCCGCCTTCCGGAACGCCAATCGTACAGGCCGGATTGTTGAGCTGTTCTATGGAAGTGATTTTTTCATTTTCCTTCCTTCCACATCC is from Lachnospiraceae bacterium JLR.KK002 and encodes:
- a CDS encoding cation:dicarboxylase symporter family transporter, whose protein sequence is MMEKLKLNNENIAQTSSLAEKTLGEWGVDARNIIQIRLAVEETLLKYQEAFGVEAVFAQKYIKRLNRIRLELFLPGERFDPFDTGEEEQSQVLRGLLANMGVAPAWQYKNGENLIIFTPKKKKRSQMASLALSVVLAFLCGGVCSFLPESVRTFLANEIISPVFNRFMGLLSAIAGPMVFLSIVWGIYSIGDMAAMGRIGKRMIGRFMWMTILLTLPVCVVAIPFFSLKTGDGGKFDFSELFQMVLDIVPDNFFTPFTEGNPMQIIFVSVLIGIAMLILGNKATIAAAFVEQSNYMIQLIMEAVSSFVPVFVFGSILNMILGNSFSVFLPLYKVILVMLMGDTVLLAVYLVLVCKRRKVQPVVLLKKMTPTFLIALTTASSSAAFGVNMECCEKDLGIDRRIVNFGIPLGQVIFMPGVSVMFLAVGFCMAEIYGVTVSPAWLVTAGLIAVVLAVAAPPVPGGALTCYTILFAQLKIPMEAVAVTIALNVIMEFVTTAVNLFCLQAELVELSAGLDMLDVGKLREKKNV
- a CDS encoding amino acid ABC transporter ATP-binding protein — protein: MAEKHEIGDVCAGGSMNTSIISIRHLCKEYLNVTPLKDVSVEIKKGEVISIIGPSGTGKSTLLRCINLLETPAKGEIVVDGVVITDRKCKVNLVRRKMGMVFQSFNLFAHKTIIENIMMGQVDLLGRSRQEAYDKGMELLRNIGLADKAFSYPDELSGGQKQRAAIARTVAMEPEIILFDEPTSALDPTMVGEVLSVIRRLAEQGMTMMIVTHEMKFARDVSTRIFYMDQGEIYEDGTPEQIFEHPKRERTRIFIRQLKVLHVEKISRDFDFPAFMTSLEEFGRKQQFSQRQIYAMQLVVEEVLMQKLLPAAGEAEERDLSLDVEYSERENLAQMRFSYYGPSFHPFGDEEDLSGRMVKGMSKKMEHTFVDGRNQFIISI
- a CDS encoding ABC transporter permease subunit (The N-terminal region of this protein, as described by TIGR01726, is a three transmembrane segment that identifies a subfamily of ABC transporter permease subunits, which specificities that include histidine, arginine, glutamine, glutamate, L-cystine (sic), the opines (in Agrobacterium) octopine and nopaline, etc.), which translates into the protein MVLQKRMALLTLALLGILCLGGCGRKENEKITSIEQLNNPACTIGVPEGGAGMYMAEKYLPEAEHKTFSGNTSGYLAISQGKLDGFVYDRVMMEFAIASGLENVEILEENLGESMDVAVGISPKSQVDNLKDKVNRFLSEARAEGTLDDMYDRWVSRAEGTMPKIQASQTPDCKIKVGTTGTVEPFSYYEGTTLTGYDVELIYRFGAWLNAEVEIKIYDYDGIIAAAQAGDIDCIMANLNATEERRRHIEFSDCVYPSVTVVMVRSKQKGSTEKKYETLSDFAGARFASLSGGVYDKLLQEVIADAKDFSYYNSVPDIVAALKADRVDAGVLDEPLAQLAAAKNEGLKIFEEPVVRDKYGYAFPKGSPLREQFNEVIARFKEDGTIASLKEKWLGADESIKVLMEQDWPGDKGTIRYYYDGAHEPMTYLGSSGEPLGLEIDLLLLIARELDMKVEMTTCEFASLITALESGKADVVSGSLSITEERAKRVDFADTHYDSAMVLLVRDLDGELQEKGFRANLEDNFQSTFVVEGRWRLILQGLGVTILISVFSGFFGLCLGFGICMLRRISCKPTQWLAAVFVRVIQGTPIVVFLMILYYGIFGSADISEILVAIIGFSINFAAYSSEMIRTGIETVDKGQSEAALAMGYTKGQTFFKIVLPQAAGNFIPVLKGEFISMVKMTSVVGYIAVQDLTKVSDIIRSRTMEAFFPLIMTAVIYFVIANMMTAALTFAERKVAPKRKKRSLKGVCM